One genomic window of Caenorhabditis elegans chromosome I includes the following:
- the F29C6.1 gene encoding TCTP domain-containing protein (Confirmed by transcript evidence), with protein MVTFKDHITGDILMEAENGAFEFAEELFFKFKGNYIDVKVSNGETKKTVDLLQKYQMKKFDMWGVEKDIFDFGQKLGELVETKMYGDNADFTYMVDYIFNLRAWFKANRETKDIKVYMGPSSTYMSHAYAKNFTPVFVKDENGIPFIYIFKETVHADGLIEDQIAGMSLKEKDESKVEDNEEVVEEVKDQPKTSEPAKQEATTEAAGR; from the exons ATGGTCACATTCAAAGATCACATCACAGGAGATATTTTGATGGAAGCTGAAAATGGAGCATTCGAGTTTGCtgaagaactttttttcaaattcaaaggAAACTACATCGATGTTAAAGTTTCAAACGGGGAGACCAAAAAAACTGTGGATCTTTTGCAGAAATATCAGATGAAA AAATTCGACATGTGGGGCGTCGAAAAGGATATCTTTGATTTCGGACAGAAACTTGGAGAACTAGTGGAAACGAAGATGTATGGGGATAATGCAGATTTCACATATATGGTTGATTATATTTTCAACTTGAGAGCATGGTTTAAAGCCAACCGTGAGACAAAAGACATTAAAGTTTATATGG gaccATCATCCACATACATGAGTCATGCCTATGCGAAAAACTTTACACCAGTTTTTGTGAAAGATGAGAACGGAATTCCATTCATTTACATATTTAAAGAAACTGTACATGCAGATGGTCTAATTGAAGATCAAATTGCTGGAATGtcattgaaagaaaaagatgaaTCAAAAGTTGAAGATAATGAAGAAGTTGTAGAAGAAGTGAAAGATCAGCCGAAAACCAGTGAACCTGCGAAACAAGAAGCAACGACAGAAGCTGCTGGCcgatga
- the rplp-0 gene encoding Large ribosomal subunit protein uL10 (Confirmed by transcript evidence) codes for MVREDRSTWKANYFTKLVELFEEYPKCLLVGVDNVGSKQMQEIRQAMRGHAEILMGKNTMIRKALRGHLGKNPSLEKLLPHIVENVGFVFTKEDLGEIRSKLLENRKGAPAKAGAIAPCDVKLPPQNTGMGPEKTSFFQALQIPTKIARGTIEILNDVHLIKEGDKVGASESALLNMLGVTPFSYGLVVRQVYDDGTLYTPEVLDMTTEELRKRFLSGVRNVASVSLAVNYPTLASVAHSLANGLQNMLGVAAVTDVSFKEAETIKAFIADPSKFAAAAPAAAAAPAAAAPAAKKEEPKEESDDDMGFGLFD; via the exons ATGGTTAGGGAAGACAGATCTACTTGGAAGGCTAACTACTTCACCAAGCTTGTCGAGCTTTTCGAGGAATACCCAAAATGCCTTCTCGTCGGCGTTGACAACGTTGGATCCAAGCAAATGCAAGAGATTCGTCAAGCCATGAGAG GACATGCTGAGATCCTTATGGGAAAGAACACCATGATCCGTAAGGCTCTTCGTGGACACCTCGGAAAGAATCCATCCCTTGAGAAGTTGTTGCCACACATCGTCGAGAACGTCGGATTCGTTTTCACCAAGGAAGATCTCGGAGAAATCCGCTCCAAGCTTTTGGAAAACCGTAAAGGAGCCCCAGCCAAGGCTGGTGCCATCGCTCCATGCGACGTCAAGCTTCCACCACAGAACACTGGAATGGGACCAGAAAAGACCTCTTTCTTCCAGGCTCTTCAGATCCCAACCAAGATCGCCAGAGGTACCATCGAAATCTTGAACGAC gTCCATCTCATCAAGGAAGGAGATAAGGTCGGAGCTTCCGAATCTGCTCTTCTCAACATGTTGGGAGTTACTCCGTTCTCATATGGATTGGTCGTTCGCCAAGTTTACGATGATGGAACCCTCTACACTCCAGAAGTTTTGGACATGACCACCGAGGAGCTCCGCAAGCGTTTCCTTTCTGGAGTTCGCAATGTCGCTTCCGTCTCGTTGGCCGTCAACTACCCAACTCTCGCTTCCGTCGCCCACTCTTTGGCCAACGGACTTCAAAACATGTTGGGAGTTGCTGCCGTCACCGATGTCTCCTTCAAGGAGGCCGAGACCATCAAGGCCTTCATTGCCGACCCAAGCAAGTTCGCTGCTGCTGCTCCAGCTGCCGCCGCTGCCCCAGCTGCTGCTGCTCCAGCCGCCAAGAAGGAAGAGCCAAAGGAGGAATCCGACGACGACATGGGATTCGGTCTCTTCGACTAA
- the rtel-1 gene encoding Regulator of telomere elongation helicase 1 homolog (Confirmed by transcript evidence), which produces MPPKASNSTEVWINPKLSVKFPFEPYECQRIFMKNVVDVLDRKLDAALESPTGTGKTLSLLCSTLAWVQRQKETKPLDFATWQTSGAGGAEKTDEKLKSAYVPTIFYASRTHSQLEQVVHELNRTEYKWVKTTILGSREHFCINQKVKKIKESNRQAHVCRGLVSKRACHYYNKFDACTTDKMTEFLDKGEAMDIEDFVKLGTQNSLCPYFMSRQRSETAELILLPYNYIIDPKMRRRYKLDLKNSIVIFDEAHNLESICESNASAELTSTSIALCIEELKKVLALLVDEEETARSEADAETGAFGSAKIDLTKKLIENLRTEDLMTVLEKIFSLEEEMDKLFGSSQLKSVPPLSGKASDGEILLETLAKAGFDANSVERLVDVLRDAISYLLSKNEEVALTEKGDGMEKVADFLLSIYSTHAQDVAAAVGEETVKLVDRVDPKTVARNCKLYIQKDKDNEKLTIKYFCFQASISMRMLKMRGVRNVLLASGTLSPIQAFTYNMGLNFGAILENEHALKQVPVLTSIVTRGKRGGLAGSFQNRKNLDYVTGVAEALLRVMEVIPQGILIFFSSYSQMDELVATWKTTKWSSNSNESFWEKMEKTKRVVVEPRAKEELAAIRLRYTQGVSEQHGAALLAVCRGKVSEGIDFCDAESRAVIIIGIPYPPIHDERVVLKKMYLDDLMGRKDTKSERQSSQDWYQMEAFRAVNQAIGRVLRHKDDFGTVVLMDTRYASAKPEMFPKWLRNTISRSDTDGCALKTSRFFKERGHLIENSKTEYIKKQAKQCKSFRQVKQTAASDSKDDIIEITLEDMFSPANMKLEKKEITKLRPPQLIPSTSSVFSLPTNEDELKIKKWEQENDIQCLSSIPLESNKRKFKIETPGPSTSTLTQKSEPPKKKKILLLTRNTLPDEYQKAIEIPTSELLKDMSDDNKKQFATTLRSYKAESIRWDEVFQRFRPIFVPHKADLFIACSNVLRSEDKMKYLKKALESKIHT; this is translated from the exons ATGCCGCCGAAAGCTTCAAATTCAACGGAAGTTTGGATTAACCCGAAGTTAAGTGTAAAATTCCCATTTGAACCATACGAATGTCAGAGGATCTTCATGAAGAACGTTGTCGATGTACTGGATAGAAAACTAGACGCAGCACTTGAAAGTCCCACGGGTACCGGAAAAACGCTGTCTCTTCTCTGTTCGACGCTCGCATGGGTTCAACGTCAAAAAGAGACGAAGCCGCTGGATTTTGCCACGTGGCAGACGTCAGGAGCCGGTGGAGCAGAAAAAACTGATGAGAAATTGAAGAGTGCATACGTTCCGACGATATTTTATGCATCAAGAACACATTCACAGTTGGAACAAGTTGTTCATGAATTGAATAGAACTGAATATAAATG ggTCAAAACCACAATTCTAGGATCCCGTGAACACTTCTGCATCAATCAAAAAGtcaagaaaatcaaagaatccAATCGACAGGCTCATGTTTGTCGTGGATTGGTCTCGAAGCGAGCATGTCATTATTATAATAAATTTGACG cgTGCACCACAGACAAAATGACAGAATTTTTGGATAAAGGCGAAGCAATGGATATTGAAGATTTCGTGAAACTTGGAACTcaaaattc attatgCCCATATTTCATGTCTCGGCAACGTTCTGAAACTGCTGAACTCATTCTTCTTCCCTACAACTACATTATCGATCCAAAAATGAGACGAAGATACAAGCTGgacctgaaaaattcaattgtgaTCTTCGATGAGGCTCATAATCTAGAATCAATTTGCGAATCCAATGCATCTGCTGAGCTCACTTCCACGTCAATTGCTCTTTGTATTGAAGAGCTGAAAAAGGTTCTGGCGTTGTTGGTAGATGAAGAAGAGACTGCAAGAAGTGAAGCAGATGCTGAAACTGGAGCATTCGGAagtgcaaaaattgatttaacaAAGAAATTGATTGAGAATTTGAGAACTGAAGATTTGATGACagttttagagaaaatattttcattggaAGAAGAAATGGATAAATTATTTGGATCATCTCAATTAAAA tcTGTACCACCATTGAGTGGAAAAGCAAGTGACGGTGAAATTCTTCTTGAAACTCTTGCAAAAGCTGGATTCGATGCAAATTCTGTTGAACGGCTTGTTGATGTTCTTCGAGATGCCATTTCTTATCTTTTgtctaaaaatgaagaagtcGCTCTAACCGAAAAAGGAGATGGAATGGAAAAAGTGGCGGATTTCTTGTTGTCCATCTATTCGACACACGCTCAAGatgttgctgctgctgttggCGAGGAAACTGTTaaa ctagtTGATCGAGTTGATCCAAAAACTGTGGCTAGAAATTGCAAATTGTATATTCAAAAGGATAAGGACAATGAGAAGCTTACAATCAAATATTTCTGTTTCCAAGCTTCAATCTCGATGAGAATGCTCAAAATGCGAGGAGTTCGAAATGTTCTTCTGGCCAGTGGAACCCTTTCACCAATACAGGCGTTCACTTATAATATGGGATT gaatttcgGTGCAATTCTTGAGAATGAGCATGCTCTGAAGCAAGTTCCAGTTTTAACTTCAATTGTGACACGTGGAAAACGAGGAGGACTCGCCGGTTCAttccaaaatcgaaaaaatctggattACGTGACAGGTGTAGCAGAAGCATTGTTACGTGTCATGGAAGTTATTCCGCAAggaattctcattttcttctcaTCATATTCTCAAATGGATGAACTTGTTGCGACGTGGAAAACGACGAAATGGTCGAGTAATTCGAATGAAtcgttttgggaaaaaatggagaagacGAAGAGAGTTGTGGTAGAACCAAGAGCTAAAGAAGAACTAGCTGCTATTCGTCTGAGATATACACAA gGCGTCTCTGAACAACACGGCGCTGCTCTATTAGCAGTTTGTCGTGGAAAAGTATCAGAAggaatcgatttttgtgatgCCGAATCAAGAGCCGTCATTATTATTGGAATCCCATATCCACCGATTCATGATGAGAGAgttgttttgaagaaaatgtatTTGGACGATCTGATGGGCAGAAAAGACACG AAATCTGAACGTCAATCGTCTCAAGATTGGTATCAAATGGAAGCGTTTAGAGCTGTAAATCAAGCAATCGGCCGAGTTCTTCGTCATAAGGATGATTTTGGAACTGTTGTTCTGATGGATACACGTTATGCTTCAGCAAAACCTGAAATGTTTCCGAAATGGCTCAGAAATACGATTTCTCGGAGTGACACTGATGGGTGCGCTCTCAAGACATcacgatttttcaaagaaagagGACATTTGATTgag aattcgaAGACCGAATACATAAAAAAGCAGGCAAAACAGTGCAAATCGTTCCGACAAGTGAAGCAAACAGCTGCATCAGATTCCAAAGATGATATTATTGAAATCACATTAGAAGATATGTTCTCGCCTGCAAatatgaaattggaaaagaaagaaatcaCTAAATTACGTCCTCCACAATTGATACCTTCAACTTCTTCAGTTTTCAGCCTACCAACG aacgaagatgagctgaaaatcaaaaaatgggagCAAGAAAACGATATTCAATGCTTATCTTCAATACCCCTTGAATCTAATAAacgaaagtttaaaattgaaacaccAGGGCCATCGACATCTACGCTGACACAGAAAAGTGAACcaccaaaaaagaagaaaattctgCTTTTg ACACGAAATACTCTACCTGATGAATATCAAAAAGCAATTGAAATTCCAACTTCTGAACTTTTGAAAGAT ATGTCTGACGACAATAAAAAGCAATTTGCCACCACACTCAGAAGCTACAAAGCTGAAAGTATCAGATGGGatgaagtttttcaaagatttcggCCAATTTTTGTTCCGCACAAGGCTGATTTGTTTATTG CTTGCTCCAACGTTCTCCGATCGGAAGACAAAatgaaatatctgaaaaaggCGCTTGAATCGAAGATCCACacataa
- the F29C6.1 gene encoding Glutaredoxin domain-containing protein (Confirmed by transcript evidence), protein MSHAYAKNFTPVFVKDENGIPFIYIFKETVHADGLIEDQIAGMSLKEKDESKVEDNEEVVEEVKDQPKTSEPAKQEATTEAAGR, encoded by the coding sequence ATGAGTCATGCCTATGCGAAAAACTTTACACCAGTTTTTGTGAAAGATGAGAACGGAATTCCATTCATTTACATATTTAAAGAAACTGTACATGCAGATGGTCTAATTGAAGATCAAATTGCTGGAATGtcattgaaagaaaaagatgaaTCAAAAGTTGAAGATAATGAAGAAGTTGTAGAAGAAGTGAAAGATCAGCCGAAAACCAGTGAACCTGCGAAACAAGAAGCAACGACAGAAGCTGCTGGCcgatga
- the tct-1 gene encoding Translationally-controlled tumor protein homolog (Confirmed by transcript evidence) encodes MLIYKDIFTDDELSSDSFPMKLVDDLVYEFKGKHVVRKEGEIVLAGSNPSAEEGAEDDGSDEHVERGIDIVLNHKLVEMNCYEDASMFKAYIKKFMKNVIDHMEKNNRDKADVDAFKKKIQGWVVSLLAKDRFKNLAFFIGERAAEGAENGQVAIIEYRDVDGTEVPTLMLVKEAIIEEKC; translated from the exons ATGCTGATCTACAAGGATATTTTCACCG atgatGAGCTCTCGTCCGACTCCTTCCCAATGAAGTTGGTTGATGATCTTGTTTACGAATTCAAGGGAAAGCACGTTGTCCGCAAGGAAGGAGAGATCGTTTTGGCTGGATCCAACCCATCTGCTGAGGAAGGAGCCGAGGATGATGGATCTGACGAGCACGTCGAGCGTGGTATCGATATTGTCCTTAACCACAAGCTCGTTGAGATGAACTGCTACGAGGATGCCAGTATGTTCAAGGCATACATCAAGAAATTCATGAAGAACGTCATCGACCACATGGAGAAGAACAACCGTGATAAGGCTGATGTCGATGCCTTCAAGAAGAAGATTCAAGGATGGGTTGTCAGCCTTCTCGCCAAGGATCGCTTCAAGAACCTCGCCTTCTTCATTGGAGAGAGAGCCGCTGAGGGAGCTGAGAACGGTCAAGTCGCCATCATCGAGTACAGAGATGTTGATGGAACCGAAGTTCCAACCCTTATGCTTGTCAAGGAAGCCATCATCGAGGAGAAGTGCTAA
- the pas-5 gene encoding Proteasome subunit alpha type-5 (Confirmed by transcript evidence) translates to MFLTRSEYDRGVNTFSPEGRLFQVEYAIEAVKLGSTSIGIKTSEGVLLAAEKRSTSKLMVNDAIEKISKVDQHIGVTFAGLIADSRTLVERAQIEAQNFWFTYNRKIRVEDVTQSVANLALQFGDDDVKASMSRPFGVAMLFAGVDQEGAKLFHLDPSGTFIDCKAKSIGAASDGAEQNLKEQYHDALTIKEGLKMALAILKQVMEEKLNSANVEVVVIKPTVDAKGRPIGEFTRVSNEELDQVITSL, encoded by the exons ATGTTCCTCACTCGCAGCGAGTACGATCGTGGAGTCAACACTTTTTCTCCAGAAGGGCGTTTGTTCCAAGTGGAATACGCTATTGAGGCCGTCAAACTCGGATCTACAAGCATTGGAATCAAGACGAGCGAAGGTGTTCTTCTCGCTGCTGAGAAAAGATCGACATCGAAGCTGATGGTCAATGACGCGATCGAGAAAATCAGCAAGGTCGACCAACATATTG GCGTCACATTCGCAGGTTTGATTGCCGACTCGCGCACTCTGGTCGAACGGGCACAGATCGAGGCTCAAAATTTCTGGTTCACTTATAACCGCAAAATTCGCGTGGAAGACGTCACTCAGTCGGTCGCCAATCTAGCTCTTCAGTTTGGAGACGACGACGTCAAAGCATCAATGTCTCGTCCATTTGGTGTAGCAATGCTGTTCGCTGGTGTAGACCAAGAAGGAGCCAAACTGTTCCATCTCGATCCATCTGGAACTTTCATCGATTGTAAGGCTAAATCGATCGGTGCAGCTAGCGATGGAGCTGAGCAGAATCTCAAGGAGCAATATCATGAT GCTCTGACTATCAAGGAAGGACTCAAGATGGCATTGGCCATTCTCAAGCAGGTGATGGAAGAGAAACTGAACTCCGCCAATGTCGAAGTCGTTGTTATCAAACCAACAGTTGACGCGAAGGGGCGTCCAATCGGAGAATTCACAAGAGTGTCGAACGAAGAGCTCGATCAAGTTATCACATCGCTTTGA
- the F25H2.12 gene encoding Methyltransferase domain-containing protein (Confirmed by transcript evidence) produces the protein MESSKFDEVVSKYRRILNSRSIEYFASSSWDLLEDEWREYLNLESLEDVIVFVNSSDNLVSADCASIPHSLRDLKANLKLFEYNRKCVENPSDLWRQWTGTTRDGLNASFRTISSANGLVRKRIKAKKQHEIDRIVELISQIQIFQKDSADPIDSLVDIGAGIGHLSRMISIHNNISVMAVEGNQQFTLAANSLDEKLLLDSAKIGSRIENFNVKSTPIRYTNFVTEDLALKIDDFAVNSAILVGLHCCGDFSSTILKVFQKSEKSKALVLFGCCYHKEFQCFHFLRPENNENEREISENTSFGKSTVFPLSKKWENVEIDYLLREAACHNNENLEERFLKQKIDLSRYARSYLEKWIWKVSELPEDRNIGMCSVKCIENQTTFEEYIRKAMANRGNHLLDKVLQIIPQSELSAHVSSLRSSQFDSFEVLRCMFAPAIESAIIDDRVELLRENGINSRVVPLFEPSISPRNLAIIAYK, from the exons ATGGAAAGTTCCAAATTCGATGAAGTTGTCTCGAAGTATCGGAGGATCTTGAATAGTCGTAGCATCGAATACTTTGCTTCGTCGTCTTGGGATTTGCTTGAAGATGAATGGAGAGAGTACCTGAATCTAGAATCG CTTGAAGACGTCATAGTCTTCGTAAATTCATCGGATAATCTTGTGTCAGCTGATTGCGCCTCTATTCCACATTCTCTGAGAGACTTGAAAGCAAATCTTAAACTTTTCGAATACAATAGGAAATGTGTGGAAAATCCTTCAGATCTTTGGCGTCAATGGACAGGAACCACAAGAGATGGGTTAAAT GCATCTTTCCGTACAATATCGTCGGCGAATGGATTGGTAAGGAAGAGGATTAAAGCGAAGAAACAACACGAAATTGATAGAATTGTGGAATTAATCtcacaaattcaaatattccagAAAGATTCGGCAG ATCCCATAGACAGTCTGGTGGATATTGGTGCTGGAATTGGACATTTATCACGTATGATCTCAATTCATAATAATATATCGGTTATGGCTGTGGAAGGAAACCAACAG TTCACATTGGCTGCAAACTCGCTCGATGAGAAATTACTTCTGGATTCTGCAAAAATCGGATCTcgcattgaaaatttcaacgtcAAATCAACACCAATTCGATACACCAATTTTGTAACCGAAGATCTTGctttgaaaatcgatgattttGCTGTAAACTCTGCAATTTTGGTCGGTCTCCATTGTTGTGGAGATTTTTCGTCGACAattctcaaagtttttcaaaaaagtgaaaaatcgaaagcCCTAGTGCTTTTTGGATGTTGTTACCACAAAGAATTTCAATGCTTTCATTTTTTACGAccagaaaataatgaaaatgaacgagagatttctgaaaat ACGTCTTTTGGAAAGTCAACAGTTTTTCCATTGAGCAAGAAATGGGAAAACGTCGAAATAGACTATTTACTTCGAGAAGCAGCTTGCCACAACAACGAGAATCTTGAGGAACGATTTCTGAAACAG aaGATTGATCTTTCACGATATGCTCGATCatatctggaaaaatggaTTTGGAAAGTTTCCGAGTTGCCAGAAGATCGGAATATCGGGATGTGTTCG gTAAAATGTATTGAGAATCAGACAACGTTTGAAGAATATATTCGAAAAGCTATGGCAAACCGGGGAAATCATTTACTGGATAAAGTTTTGCAG ATAATTCCACAATCTGAACTATCCGCTCATGTCTCTTCTCTCCGAAGCTCTCAGTTCGATTCGTTTGAAGTTCTCCGATGCATGTTTGCTCCAGCGATTGAGTCAGCAATTATCGACGATCGAGTGGAATTGTTAAGGGAAAATGGAATAAATTCTAGAGTTGTTCCACTCTTTGAACCTTCTATTTCACCTAGAAATCTTGCCATCATTGCTTATAAATAA
- the ubc-25 gene encoding Ubiquitin-conjugating enzyme E2 25 (Confirmed by transcript evidence), whose translation MACLRKLKEDIQVLEKLFPKNHNRFQILSASVDELSMKFINAENKGIIVTANIQENYPRQPPIWFSESDDVPVIGMSLQRLTETEESTNILHQVHRLVSDLCSFYNLQMPCELPQIAPPVRDDIDEGRGSDISDTTSEPIDDDMAGDGEVDDDDEEEEDDEDADGDIEIVEMAEEDPTSQHDVGVSKEGLDMLDKVSKINRQQHLDGKVQGSITATDRLMKEIRDIHRSEHFKNGIYTFELEKEENLYQWWIKLHKVDEDSPLFEDMKKLKKDHNQDHLLFSFTFNEKFPCDPPFVRVVAPHINQGFVLGGGAICMELLTKQGWSSAYSIESCILQIAATLVKGRARISFDAKHTSTYSMARAQQSFKSLQQIHAKSGWYTPPKTEG comes from the exons ATGGCGTGTCTTCGAAAACTAAAAGAAGACATTCAGGTTCTGGAAAAactatttccgaaaaatcacaATCGCTTTCAG atactGTCTGCCTCGGTTGATGAGCTATCGATGAAATTCATTAATGCTGAAAACAAGGGAATTATTGTGACAGCTAACATTCAAGAGAATTATCCACGTCAACCGCCAATCTGGTTTTCCGAATCTGATGACGTTCCAGTCATCGGAATGTCTCTTCAACGGCTCACCGAAACTGAAGAGTCGACGAACATTTTGCACCAAGTTCATCGATTGGTATCCGATCTCTGCTCTTTCTACAACCTCCAAATGCCATGTGAATTACCTCAAATTGCTCCACCTGTCAGGGATGATATCGATGAAGGTCGTGGAAGTGATATTAGTGATACCACATCTGAG ccaatcgaCGACGACATGGCTGGAGATGGAGAAgttgacgatgatgatgaagaggaagaagacgATGAAGATGCGGACGGTGACATCGAAATAGTAGAGATGGCTGAAGAAGATCCAACATCTCAACACGATGTTGGAGTTTCGAAAGAAGGTCTCGATATGCTCgacaaagtttcaaaaattaatagacAGCAGCATTTGGATGGGAAAGTTCAAGGTTCAATCACAGCTACAGATCGTTTGATGAAAGAGATTCGCGATATTCACCGAAGTGAGcactttaaaaatggaatttatACGTTTGAACTGGAAAAGGAAGAGAATTTATATCAATGGTGGATCAAGTTGCACAAAGTTGATGAGGATTCACCATTGTTCGAAGAcatgaaaaagttgaagaaggaTCATAACCAGGATCATTTGTTGTTCAGCTTCACGTTCAATGAGAAGTTCCCTTGTGATCCACCGTTCGTCAGAGTTGTTGCTCCACAT ATCAATCAAGGATTCGTATTGGGTGGCGGCGCAATATGCATGGAACTTCTAACAAAACAAGGATGGTCATCAGCTTACTCTATTGAGAGTTGCATTCTTCAAATTGCTGCTACCTTGGTAAAAGGCCGTGCTCGAATTTCGTTTGACGCAAag CACACATCGACGTATTCAATGGCTCGTGCTCAGCAATCATTCAAGTCCCTCCAGCAAATTCATGCGAAATCTGGATGGTACACACCTCCAAAAACAGAAGGATAA
- the F25H2.12 gene encoding Methyltransferase domain-containing protein (Partially confirmed by transcript evidence), producing the protein MERVPESRIDVIVFVNSSDNLVSADCASIPHSLRDLKANLKLFEYNRKCVENPSDLWRQWTGTTRDGLNASFRTISSANGLVRKRIKAKKQHEIDRIVELISQIQIFQKDSADPIDSLVDIGAGIGHLSRMISIHNNISVMAVEGNQQFTLAANSLDEKLLLDSAKIGSRIENFNVKSTPIRYTNFVTEDLALKIDDFAVNSAILVGLHCCGDFSSTILKVFQKSEKSKALVLFGCCYHKEFQCFHFLRPENNENEREISENTSFGKSTVFPLSKKWENVEIDYLLREAACHNNENLEERFLKQKIDLSRYARSYLEKWIWKVSELPEDRNIGMCSVKCIENQTTFEEYIRKAMANRGNHLLDKVLQIIPQSELSAHVSSLRSSQFDSFEVLRCMFAPAIESAIIDDRVELLRENGINSRVVPLFEPSISPRNLAIIAYK; encoded by the exons ATGGAGAGAGTACCTGAATCTAGAATCG ACGTCATAGTCTTCGTAAATTCATCGGATAATCTTGTGTCAGCTGATTGCGCCTCTATTCCACATTCTCTGAGAGACTTGAAAGCAAATCTTAAACTTTTCGAATACAATAGGAAATGTGTGGAAAATCCTTCAGATCTTTGGCGTCAATGGACAGGAACCACAAGAGATGGGTTAAAT GCATCTTTCCGTACAATATCGTCGGCGAATGGATTGGTAAGGAAGAGGATTAAAGCGAAGAAACAACACGAAATTGATAGAATTGTGGAATTAATCtcacaaattcaaatattccagAAAGATTCGGCAG ATCCCATAGACAGTCTGGTGGATATTGGTGCTGGAATTGGACATTTATCACGTATGATCTCAATTCATAATAATATATCGGTTATGGCTGTGGAAGGAAACCAACAG TTCACATTGGCTGCAAACTCGCTCGATGAGAAATTACTTCTGGATTCTGCAAAAATCGGATCTcgcattgaaaatttcaacgtcAAATCAACACCAATTCGATACACCAATTTTGTAACCGAAGATCTTGctttgaaaatcgatgattttGCTGTAAACTCTGCAATTTTGGTCGGTCTCCATTGTTGTGGAGATTTTTCGTCGACAattctcaaagtttttcaaaaaagtgaaaaatcgaaagcCCTAGTGCTTTTTGGATGTTGTTACCACAAAGAATTTCAATGCTTTCATTTTTTACGAccagaaaataatgaaaatgaacgagagatttctgaaaat ACGTCTTTTGGAAAGTCAACAGTTTTTCCATTGAGCAAGAAATGGGAAAACGTCGAAATAGACTATTTACTTCGAGAAGCAGCTTGCCACAACAACGAGAATCTTGAGGAACGATTTCTGAAACAG aaGATTGATCTTTCACGATATGCTCGATCatatctggaaaaatggaTTTGGAAAGTTTCCGAGTTGCCAGAAGATCGGAATATCGGGATGTGTTCG gTAAAATGTATTGAGAATCAGACAACGTTTGAAGAATATATTCGAAAAGCTATGGCAAACCGGGGAAATCATTTACTGGATAAAGTTTTGCAG ATAATTCCACAATCTGAACTATCCGCTCATGTCTCTTCTCTCCGAAGCTCTCAGTTCGATTCGTTTGAAGTTCTCCGATGCATGTTTGCTCCAGCGATTGAGTCAGCAATTATCGACGATCGAGTGGAATTGTTAAGGGAAAATGGAATAAATTCTAGAGTTGTTCCACTCTTTGAACCTTCTATTTCACCTAGAAATCTTGCCATCATTGCTTATAAATAA